Part of the Sphaerochaeta associata genome is shown below.
CGACAACCATTGTTGCAAACCTGATGCAGTCTATGGCGGACCTGAAAGAACAAGCAGTTCCCGCCGACATTGCGCAGATGCATGCAGGAGCGTATTCGCAGGCTGATATCGATGCGTTTACCGCACGACAGCAGCAACACATCGCCGCGCAAGAGACAATGGTCCTTCTTCCTGTAGAGCCGGCCAATGTCGGCTATGGTGAGGGTAAAACCTTGGCTGGAACGATACAGGACATTTTCTTTGTGGTGCAAAACAAGAAATTCGATTTCCTGTTGGATCTCAGCAATGAGAAACTTGCTGTCAAGCAAGGGGAGGTCGCCGTTCCCATCCACTTCATGGTGGAGCATGACCTGCATATCGGCGATACCCTTACCGTGACAACCGAAGGGTATACGAAAGCCTTCACTATTTCTGACTATGTGCGTGACTATGAGATGAATGCAGCCATTGCCTCCTCCAAGCGTTTTGTCGTCAACCAAGCTGACTTTGATGCCATGCTTGAGAAGCAAACCGGTGAATTGGAATACATCATTGAATTCAGGCTGACCGAGGGCGGCAGTGCCCAGGCAGTACAGACTGCCTACATCGAGTCAGGGCTTCCTTCGAACGGCCCAACTGTCACTTCCATGGTCTTCATGCTGTTCAACGCGATGAGCGATGCAGCCATAGCCATGGTGGTTGTCTTGATCGGAGCCTTGCTCATCGTCATAGCGGCTCTCAGCATCAAACTTACCTTCCTGGCAACCATGGATGAGGACTTGAGGGAAATCGGGGTGATGAAGGCGATGGGGCTGTCGAAAAAGGATATCAAGAACGTCTACCTTACCAAATATAGAGTGATGTCACTGGCTGCAGGCCTGCTCGGCTATGGGCTCTCGTTTGGAGCAGTACAGCTTTTCAGCGGCAATATGCGGCTGTTTCTCTCCTCTGAACTGAATGGGAGCCTCAAATATCTTCTGTCTTTGATCGCGCCCATCTTTGTCTATCTCATGATCATCCTGTACTGCAAGAAAGTGCTGAGAAGCATAGACTCCATCTCAGCCGTCCAGGCATTGCGCCTTGAGAGTGTGGATGCAAGAGAGGGCCGAAGAAATAGATTCCCCTTGATGCGAAACACATACTTGAACACCAAAATCTATTTGGCGCTTCGGGATGTCGCTCTGCGTTTCAGGTTGTACCGGTTGCTGCTGGTAATATTCGTGGTAAGCACGTTCATCGTGATTCTTCCGCTGAACGTGTACAACACGATGAACTCCCCTGATTTCTCCACCTACATGGGAATCGGGAAATCGGATATGAGAATCGACCTGAGAAAAACAAGCACCATCGATTATGATTTTCAGAGATTGCAGGAAAAGCTCTCCAGCGATCCTGACATTGCAAGGTATGCAGCCTACATAACCTGTTACTACCAAATTCAGAATGCCGAGGGCTCCTGGGATTATGTCTCGCTTGAGACCGGCGATTTCTCTGCCTTCCCTTTGCACTATCTTGAGGGAAGAGCACCAGTGGGGAGCGGAGAAATAGCGCTTTCCTACGCAAATGCCGCTGCTGATGGGTTGAACAAGCAAATCGGGGACGAGGTTGTGGTCAAGGTCAATGGAAGCGATACAACACTGAAGGTATCAGGCATCTATCAGGACATAACCAACGGTGGAAAAACGGCAAAAGCAGACACAAGCCTTGGATTGAACGAAGACGCCATCCTTTGGTACATCGTAAATATCGATGTACTGCCGCACATCAATGTCAGCGAGAAGATGGAGTACTATCAGCGTGCGTTTCCAACGGCTCAGGTAAACGACATCCGAGAGTACACAAGGCAGACCCTCGGAAACCTCATCGATCAGATGAAGGTGGTGGTAATCGGCGGGGGCGCTGTGGCAATTCTCATCGTAGTACTTATCACCGCTCTATTTCTGAAGATGCTACTCTCAAAAGACATGTCCCAGATTGCAATTATGAGAAGTGTCGGGATGAACTGTAGACACATCAGAGACCACTATATGACGGGAACCATAGCGATTCTGATCCTTGGCATCATCGCCGGTGTCGTAGCATCCCATTACCTTGGGAGCATGATCGTAAGCATGGCAATGTCATCAATGGGCATCGCTCGGATAGAGCTCATCGAGGTTGCCTGGCAGACCTGGCTTATCTGCCCGCTCATTCTGATGGTGGTGGTCGGCTTTACCGTATCGGTGAGCTGCAACGCAACCATCGATGATGACATCTCAGTGGTCCTGAGAAGCTAGTACTGTGAATAATCGGAGGAAGAACTGATGCAAGCAATAGTGGAAGCAAAAAACCTGAATAAGAAGGTTCTGTTGGGCAAACAGAATGAACTTCACATTCTCAAGGGAGTCAACTTGGCCGTTGAAGAGGGCGAGTTCGTATCGGTCATGGGACCGTCGGGGAGCGGAAAGTCTACGCTTCTGTACACCCTGAGCGGGATGGATGGAATTAGCAGTGGAAGTGTCACCATACAAGGTCGGGAGATCGGGGGCCTCAAGGAGGAGGATTTGGCGAAAATCCGACTCACTACCATGGGCTTCATTTTTCAGGATATCAATCTCTTGAAGAACCTCTCTGTGATCGACAATGTAATGTTCCCAGCTCTTGTAGCAAAGGGTGCAGATACCCATGCGGTTCATGAGAAGGCAAAAAAGCTTTTACAAATGACCGGCATTGAGTCTCTTGCAGATAATGCAATCACCCAGGCATCCGGGGGGCAGCTGCAACGGGCGGGTATCTGCCGGGCCTTGATCAACGATCCTGCCATTATCTTCGGTGATGAACCGACAGGGGCTTTGGATTCAAAATCGGCAGCCGAGATTATGGCCCTTCTAGCAGACATCAACCAGAAAGGAACGACTGTAGTGCTTGTCACCCATGACGCAAAGGTGGCTGCGAAAACCGAGCGGATTGTGTATATGCTCGACGGCCGTATTGTTGCACAAAAGCACATGGGGCCATTCGATGCACATCGAGACACTATCAAGGAACGAGAAGAACAGGTGATGAAGTGGTTGGTGGAGAACGGAATGTAGGTTTGAGTGTATAAAGAAAGGATGCTGTGAAATGAAACACGTGGTTGTACGAGAGTGTGGTGACTTCGACTTTCCTTGCGGGTATGAACTTGATTTGAACAAGACGGAGCTTAAGGATTGCCTTGGATGCTGGTCCTGCTGGTTGAAAACCCCGGGGCGATGTGTCCATTCCGATTTGAATGAGTTCTATAAGGCCTATCTGGCTGCCGACAAGGTAGTGATTTTTTCAAAGGTGTCGCATGGGTTTGTCAGCGGTAATCTGAAAACGCTGTTTGACCGGATAATCCCGCTCTACCTTCCGTACTTGACCTTCAAGAGCGGGGAGTCGATGCACGTTCCGCGCTATGAATCGTATCCTGAGGTGGAGGTGTACTATGAGGGGGAGTTTTCCACCCCGGAGGACCAAACCCTCTATGTGGAGTACATCCATAGGGTTTTTTATCAGTTTTATAGCACCTGCAAGGTCGTGAAACCCCTATCCGAATTTCCTGTAGAAGAGAGGCTGGGATGAAAACAATCATTATCAACGGCTCACCGAAGGCGGCCCATGGGAATACCGAAGTCTTCATCACACAGTTCTTGAAGGGGATGACCAATCAGAGCGAAGTTGCCTACGTTGCGAAGACCGACCGTCATCAGCTTGCCCGATACATCCGAAGCTTTGACACCGTCCTGTTTGTCATGCCCCTCTACATTCATGCAATGCCCGGCATTGTGATGAAGCTGATCGAGTGCATGGAAAGCGCAACAGGGCCTGGAAAGTCTATGGGCTTTCTGGTGCAATCGGGATTCATGGAGTCGGCGCAGTCCCAATACCTTGAGCGCTATCTTCGCGCAATCACCAAGGATTTGAACTACACCTACCTTGGAACGGTGATTCGAGGAGGATCTGCCGGTATTTCCATGATGCCGGAGTCGATGAACAAGAAGCTGTTCAAGCAACTGAATCAGCTGGGAGCCTGCTTTGAGTGCAATGGTACGTTTGATCGGGACATAGTCAAAGCCCTTGGCTCTGTCCAATCGCTTTCCAAAGGCAGGTGCTTCCTCTTTGAAGCATTGGGAAAAGTCGGCCTCTCGGATGCAATTTTCTGGAATGGCATGCTCAAAAACAACAAGGCCTTCGAGAGGAGATTCGATAGGCCCTTTGTCTAGGCTTGGATGCCTGAGAGCACCGGTTTCAGTGGCCGCTTGCTTTTGCCAACCGAATATGCAACAACTCGAGATAAGAAACCATTGTTTGGATGGCAACATACCTGCAAGTGAGGAGCATAGACGATGAAGCACATCACCATCACCAACTTTACCGATCCTGTATGCATTTGGTGCTGGGGAACCGAGCCAATATTCAGAGCTTTGGAAACCCACTACCCGGACCTTGTCGAATTTCGGTATGTCATGGGCGGCTTGGTCGATGACATCAACAACTTTGCCGACCCGGGCAACGGCATCGATGCCGGAGCAGAGGGCGCGAATGAGCAGATCGTCGAGCATTGGATCGAGGCGGTAGAAGTTCATGGAATGCCGGTCAAGCCGGAAGGCTTTCACTTGTTTTCCAACGAGTTTCCCTCGACATATCCCCAAAATATTGCCTATAAAGCCGCCCAAATCGTGGACCCGGGTAAAGCGGATGCGTATCTGCGTAGAATCCGGGAAGCCACCCTCACCGAAGCCAAGGTTACCGGCGATGTGGATGTGTTGATCGAGCTTGCCTGTGAGGTTGGTCTTGAGCGTGCTGTTTTCAGCAAGGCTCTGAAGAGCAAAAAAGCCGAGCAAGCATTCCATGCGGACCTGAGACTAAACCATGAGGCCGGGGTGGAGGTGTTTCCAAGCTTTCTTGTAGAAGCTGATGGAGAGGGGGAGCCGGTGCTTTTACGGGGATTTATCACTTATGAAGAGTTCAAGGATGTTATCAGGAGCCTGACTCAAGGGACTCTGCTTCCGACTGCAGCATCCCCCTCGATGGAAGCGATTCATGCACTTTTGGCCAAGCATCAAAAACTTGCATTCGAAGAAGTGTACAAGGCTTTTGATTTTGCCTCCCGAGAGCAAGCGCATCACTTTCTGGAGGACTTGATCGGCAAACAGATTCTGATAAAGGAAGAGGTCGGACCCAGCTATTTTGTCAGAATGGGGCTGTGACACTGCTTGAAGGTGCATGATGAGAGGGAATTATTGTTCGAAGGAGCAATGATTTCCTCTCTTCAATTTCCAGCTTGACAGAAGCAAATGTAATCAATATACTACAAATGTAGTCATTTGTATTTATTGGTAGTTATTTGTATATAAGGAGGAGATAATGGCAAACTCATTGATTCAACTTCGAGTTGATGAAAACCTTCGATTGGAGGCAGTAGAAATTTTCGATAAGCTAGGCATTGATCTTCCTACTGCGATTCGAATGTTCCTCGTTCGTTCAGTTCTCGAGAAAGGAATTCCGTTTCCAATGAAGCTGGAAGATGATTCCATTACCCGCAATGCAATCTTTGCCATGAAGGAAGCAAGTCGTCTGGCAAAGGAACATGGGATTTCTGAAATGACGCTGGAAGAGATCAATGCAGAGATTTCCGACGCTAGAAAGTAAGTGGTGTAAAACGTGAGAAGACTCTTTGTGGTTATTGATACAAGTGTCTTGGTCTCTGCAATGATTAAATACGATTCAAACCCAGGTCAAGTTATTGAATTTGCATTCAAGGGAGAATTCATACCTGTTCTCAATGAGCAAATCTTTTCCGAATATAAAGAAGTGCTGGCTCGTCCGAAGTTTAAGCTCACAGAAGAACTGATATCCTTCATTATTGATGGAATCGTGGATAAAGCTGTGATGATTGAGGCAGAAGAAATCAAGGTTGACTTGCCTGATCCTAAGGATGTGATTTTCTATGCAGTTACTATGGAAGCGAAGAAGCTGACTGATATATATCTTGTAACAGGAAATTTGAAACATTTTCCAAGCAGGTCTTTTATTGTTACTCCAAAGCAACTACTCGAAGTGCTTTCGCTCCGACGATAGAATCCAAGGCAGTGTAGATGGAAGAAAGAGAGGGAATTCTTGTTCGAAAGAGCAATGATTTCCTCTCCTGTTAGGCTGGGTCTGGATTGCCTCTCTGCCGCGGTGTAGAATCTTCGATAAGGAGAGGGTTCCTTCATGACCGCAGATGAACAGAAAGACAGGATACGGTACTTCTATGAAGTAGTGGTTTCACAAAATCAGTTGGATAGGTTGTACGACTATGTTGCTGATGACTGTACGGTACGGGTGGGAGAAACAGAGTATGCCTGTGGAATTGCCGGAATGAGAGAACACCTCCAGGCAATCAGGGTTACGTACCCCGACTACTCTATGCGCATCATCCGTCAACACTGTGACGGGGAGTATGTAATCTCTGAATTCATTATGCAGGGGAAGCATGAGGGGCAATGGATCGGCATCAAGCCGACGGGGCGAACCTTGAGTTTCAATGGAGTCGACATCGACCGGATGGTTGATGGAAAAATCGTTGAACATGGCGGTGCGGTCAATACATTTGAGACGCTTTTGGAGAATCGGTTGATACAGCCGGTGTGATTGATAAGGAAATACGAGCATGTACAGCTTTGATGCAATCATAGAGAAGGTGCCCGATCAGGATGGAGCCTATTTAGCAGTTCCAATCGATATCAAGCAGGTGTTCGGAAAGGGAAGGCTTAAGGTGCATGCCACCTTCGATGGGCATCCGTATGACGGTAGCGTAGTGAACATGGGCCTTGCAAATGCCGATGGCAGCATCCGCTACATCATCGGTGTCCGTAAGGACATCCGGAAAAGCATTGGAAAAGAACCGGGAGACATGATAAAGGTGACGCTCCAACAAAGGGAGGTCTGAGATGTGGACGTGTGAAAAATGTGGCCGTAGTTTTCAGAAAACCAATCAGAGTCATAGCTGCGGGAAAAGCGAGCCTACCATTGAGGCCTATATAGCATCCCAGCCAGAATCAATCAGGCTTTTGCTTTCCGAACTGCATCAGGCCATCGGTTCATCAATTCCCGAAGCAGAGCACCGTATGTCCTGGGGTATGCCCACTTACTGGAAAGGGGGCAACATTATTCACTTCTACGGTCATGCCAAGCATGTGGGAATCCATATCGGATTGGATGTACTTGTCCATTTTCAGGCTCGGTTGAGTGCATACAAGACCGGCAAGGGCTCGGTACAGTTTCCCTACGACAAGCCCATCCCCTATGCCTTGATCGCCGAAATGGCAAGGTGGAGTTATGAGACACTGCAAGCTCGACATTGAAGCATTGATACAGCAAACCGAGCATCCCAAACCGTACGACAGGGGAAAGGACAGTATGTGGACCGATCCCTATATCTCGGAAAAGCTGCTTGCAATACACTTGGACCCCTCTGTAGAGGCGGCAAGTCGTTCCCCGAAGGCCATCGAGGCGACGCTCGATTATATCCAGAAACTCGTGCCTCGGGGTGCATCCATCCTCGATCTGGGCTGCGGGCCCGGCCTCTATACCCATCAGCTTGCAAAGCGGGGCTATGAAGTGACCGGCGTGGACTTCTCTTCGGTCTCCTTGGACTATGCAAGACAAAGACGTGATGAGGAAGGTCTTTGCATCACCTACCTGAAGCAGGACTATCGGAGCCTGAAACTCGATCAAACGTATGACTTGATCATGATGATTTATTGCGACTTTGGAGCTTTGGTGCCTGAAGAGCAACACCACTTGGCCTCACTGATCAAGCAGCATCTGAAAGAGGGTGGCCTATTCCTCTTCGACTCCATCACCGAAGTAGGAATAAAGCAGATGCACTTCAATGCTTCCTACAGCTTCTCCAAAGGTGAAGGGTTTTACAGTCCCGAGCCCTACCTATGCCTGGACAGGAATTTCCATTTCCCTGACCAGTGTGCAGTGCTGGAGCAACACTTCATTATCTTCGAGGATGGCGAAACCAAGCTCTATCGCTTCTGGAACCATTACTTCTCAAACGACCAAATCAAAGCGCTGGGCTTTTCACGCATATCCAGGCAAGCAGGCTTGCTCTATGGACATGGACCGTACAACAACGAAGAGGTAGTTTTTTATGCAGTACAACCTTAGGCCGCTCAAACAAGAAGAGTATTCTTTGCTTGAGGACTTTCTCTACGACGCCATCTTTGTTCCTGTCGGGGAGGAAGTTCTGCCTCGGTCGGTCCTGCTTGAACCCTCCATCCAAAATTACTATCAGGATTTTGGAAGGGCGCATGACTACTGCCTTGTTGCAGAGCAGGAGGGTAAACTTCTAGGAGCCGTCTGGGCAAGAGTGCTGTCGGGGCCTGTGAAAGGGTACGGCTATGTGGATGAGCATACCCCTGAACTTGCCATTTCTGTACAGAATGAATTTCGCGGGATGGGCATAGGTACTGCATTGCTTCGTGCAATGCTCGATTTGCTTCAAAGGGCGGGGTACGGACAAACCTCCCTCTCGGTTCAGAAGGAAAATCCTGCAGCGGACCTCTACAAACGCCTTGGATTCACCACCCTTGAGGAAAAGGATGAGGATTATCTGATGCTGTATGCCTTTGCTCGGTAGGCAGAACACTTCTCATACTCGAAGTGACACGGTATTGTATGGAAAAAGGATGCCGATATGTTTCTTTACAGGCTCTCTGTGTTCAGCAAATGGGCCAAGTATATAGGCCTTCTTTCTTACCTGCTCTCCTTGTTCAGTGACTATGCCCTGTTCTCCTACCTTACGCTGTTTGCCTTGTTTGTGGTGGTGGAGATAGCCCTCAATGCATCGGTGTTCTTTGGGTCGATTGCACTGCTGTGGGGCATGCTTGTGATCAAGAGGCGGTACCGGAACAAGCTACCTTCGGTGGAGACTTTTCGCAGTAGTGTAATCTACAGCCTTCCCTTCGAAGGGCATTGGGCCGTTGTCAACGGTGGCTTTACCCAGGAGTACTCACACTCATGGAATATTCCCGTCCAGCGCTATGCCTACGACTTTTTGCAAATGGAGAGCGGACGTTCCTATTCAGGGAATGAACGGGAGGTAGGAAGCTATTACTGCTACGACAAGGCGATTCTGTCTCCTGCAGACGGGGTGGTGGTGAAGGTGAACAACCGCTCAAACGATAGCCTAATATTGGGAAAGGGTAGGTATTTCAACCGGTCAAACCACATTGCAGGCAACTATGTGATAATAAAGCATGCAGAGGATCAATACAGTCTTTTGGCCCATTTGAAGAAGGACAGCATAGTGGTCAAGGCCGGTGAAAAGGTTGTTCGAGCTCAGACGTTGGCACGATGCGGGAATAGTGGAAACTCCACTGAACCGCATCTGCATTTTCATCTGCAGAACGGACCGAATTTCTATACCAGCGTCGGCCTTCCCATTCGTTTCTCCGACATAACAATCCAACCCTGCCAGTTGGATGGCCGGCCTGTCATGCCTCTGCCCTCGATTCCAGACGGGTTCATCAGCAGAGGCTATATCGTGCAAAATGGATGAGGAGGGTGTCATGAACATACAGGTGATCCAGCATACGAGTGTCCCAATCGCCCGGGTGACAAGTAATTCGATTCTCATCTTCGATGTAGACTCGGCCTTGGACCTCATGGCCAGTGTCCACTATCAGAGTGGGGTGCGTAGGCTCATTCTCGACAGCAGTGCCATTGACGAGCGGTTCTTCGACTTGAAGACTCGTCTGGCCGGCGATATTCTGCAAAAGTTCGTCACCTATCAGACGAAGCTGGCCATTATCGG
Proteins encoded:
- a CDS encoding DUF4180 domain-containing protein, whose translation is MNIQVIQHTSVPIARVTSNSILIFDVDSALDLMASVHYQSGVRRLILDSSAIDERFFDLKTRLAGDILQKFVTYQTKLAIIGDFSVYTSKSLRDFIRESNRGSDIFFVGSEEEAIARLSF
- a CDS encoding ABC transporter permease, which translates into the protein MFWKIVINDFKRKKAITLTVFILLTMAVVLGGSATTIVANLMQSMADLKEQAVPADIAQMHAGAYSQADIDAFTARQQQHIAAQETMVLLPVEPANVGYGEGKTLAGTIQDIFFVVQNKKFDFLLDLSNEKLAVKQGEVAVPIHFMVEHDLHIGDTLTVTTEGYTKAFTISDYVRDYEMNAAIASSKRFVVNQADFDAMLEKQTGELEYIIEFRLTEGGSAQAVQTAYIESGLPSNGPTVTSMVFMLFNAMSDAAIAMVVVLIGALLIVIAALSIKLTFLATMDEDLREIGVMKAMGLSKKDIKNVYLTKYRVMSLAAGLLGYGLSFGAVQLFSGNMRLFLSSELNGSLKYLLSLIAPIFVYLMIILYCKKVLRSIDSISAVQALRLESVDAREGRRNRFPLMRNTYLNTKIYLALRDVALRFRLYRLLLVIFVVSTFIVILPLNVYNTMNSPDFSTYMGIGKSDMRIDLRKTSTIDYDFQRLQEKLSSDPDIARYAAYITCYYQIQNAEGSWDYVSLETGDFSAFPLHYLEGRAPVGSGEIALSYANAAADGLNKQIGDEVVVKVNGSDTTLKVSGIYQDITNGGKTAKADTSLGLNEDAILWYIVNIDVLPHINVSEKMEYYQRAFPTAQVNDIREYTRQTLGNLIDQMKVVVIGGGAVAILIVVLITALFLKMLLSKDMSQIAIMRSVGMNCRHIRDHYMTGTIAILILGIIAGVVASHYLGSMIVSMAMSSMGIARIELIEVAWQTWLICPLILMVVVGFTVSVSCNATIDDDISVVLRS
- a CDS encoding GNAT family N-acetyltransferase; the encoded protein is MQYNLRPLKQEEYSLLEDFLYDAIFVPVGEEVLPRSVLLEPSIQNYYQDFGRAHDYCLVAEQEGKLLGAVWARVLSGPVKGYGYVDEHTPELAISVQNEFRGMGIGTALLRAMLDLLQRAGYGQTSLSVQKENPAADLYKRLGFTTLEEKDEDYLMLYAFAR
- a CDS encoding M23 family metallopeptidase, encoding MFLYRLSVFSKWAKYIGLLSYLLSLFSDYALFSYLTLFALFVVVEIALNASVFFGSIALLWGMLVIKRRYRNKLPSVETFRSSVIYSLPFEGHWAVVNGGFTQEYSHSWNIPVQRYAYDFLQMESGRSYSGNEREVGSYYCYDKAILSPADGVVVKVNNRSNDSLILGKGRYFNRSNHIAGNYVIIKHAEDQYSLLAHLKKDSIVVKAGEKVVRAQTLARCGNSGNSTEPHLHFHLQNGPNFYTSVGLPIRFSDITIQPCQLDGRPVMPLPSIPDGFISRGYIVQNG
- a CDS encoding NAD(P)H-dependent oxidoreductase → MKHVVVRECGDFDFPCGYELDLNKTELKDCLGCWSCWLKTPGRCVHSDLNEFYKAYLAADKVVIFSKVSHGFVSGNLKTLFDRIIPLYLPYLTFKSGESMHVPRYESYPEVEVYYEGEFSTPEDQTLYVEYIHRVFYQFYSTCKVVKPLSEFPVEERLG
- a CDS encoding class I SAM-dependent methyltransferase, producing MRHCKLDIEALIQQTEHPKPYDRGKDSMWTDPYISEKLLAIHLDPSVEAASRSPKAIEATLDYIQKLVPRGASILDLGCGPGLYTHQLAKRGYEVTGVDFSSVSLDYARQRRDEEGLCITYLKQDYRSLKLDQTYDLIMMIYCDFGALVPEEQHHLASLIKQHLKEGGLFLFDSITEVGIKQMHFNASYSFSKGEGFYSPEPYLCLDRNFHFPDQCAVLEQHFIIFEDGETKLYRFWNHYFSNDQIKALGFSRISRQAGLLYGHGPYNNEEVVFYAVQP
- a CDS encoding iron chaperone, whose protein sequence is MWTCEKCGRSFQKTNQSHSCGKSEPTIEAYIASQPESIRLLLSELHQAIGSSIPEAEHRMSWGMPTYWKGGNIIHFYGHAKHVGIHIGLDVLVHFQARLSAYKTGKGSVQFPYDKPIPYALIAEMARWSYETLQARH
- a CDS encoding NAD(P)H-dependent oxidoreductase; protein product: MKTIIINGSPKAAHGNTEVFITQFLKGMTNQSEVAYVAKTDRHQLARYIRSFDTVLFVMPLYIHAMPGIVMKLIECMESATGPGKSMGFLVQSGFMESAQSQYLERYLRAITKDLNYTYLGTVIRGGSAGISMMPESMNKKLFKQLNQLGACFECNGTFDRDIVKALGSVQSLSKGRCFLFEALGKVGLSDAIFWNGMLKNNKAFERRFDRPFV
- a CDS encoding ester cyclase, whose translation is MTADEQKDRIRYFYEVVVSQNQLDRLYDYVADDCTVRVGETEYACGIAGMREHLQAIRVTYPDYSMRIIRQHCDGEYVISEFIMQGKHEGQWIGIKPTGRTLSFNGVDIDRMVDGKIVEHGGAVNTFETLLENRLIQPV
- a CDS encoding DUF1905 domain-containing protein; protein product: MYSFDAIIEKVPDQDGAYLAVPIDIKQVFGKGRLKVHATFDGHPYDGSVVNMGLANADGSIRYIIGVRKDIRKSIGKEPGDMIKVTLQQREV
- a CDS encoding putative toxin-antitoxin system toxin component, PIN family: MVIDTSVLVSAMIKYDSNPGQVIEFAFKGEFIPVLNEQIFSEYKEVLARPKFKLTEELISFIIDGIVDKAVMIEAEEIKVDLPDPKDVIFYAVTMEAKKLTDIYLVTGNLKHFPSRSFIVTPKQLLEVLSLRR
- a CDS encoding type II toxin-antitoxin system RelB/DinJ family antitoxin; amino-acid sequence: MANSLIQLRVDENLRLEAVEIFDKLGIDLPTAIRMFLVRSVLEKGIPFPMKLEDDSITRNAIFAMKEASRLAKEHGISEMTLEEINAEISDARK
- a CDS encoding ABC transporter ATP-binding protein, translating into MQAIVEAKNLNKKVLLGKQNELHILKGVNLAVEEGEFVSVMGPSGSGKSTLLYTLSGMDGISSGSVTIQGREIGGLKEEDLAKIRLTTMGFIFQDINLLKNLSVIDNVMFPALVAKGADTHAVHEKAKKLLQMTGIESLADNAITQASGGQLQRAGICRALINDPAIIFGDEPTGALDSKSAAEIMALLADINQKGTTVVLVTHDAKVAAKTERIVYMLDGRIVAQKHMGPFDAHRDTIKEREEQVMKWLVENGM
- a CDS encoding DsbA family protein, which produces MKHITITNFTDPVCIWCWGTEPIFRALETHYPDLVEFRYVMGGLVDDINNFADPGNGIDAGAEGANEQIVEHWIEAVEVHGMPVKPEGFHLFSNEFPSTYPQNIAYKAAQIVDPGKADAYLRRIREATLTEAKVTGDVDVLIELACEVGLERAVFSKALKSKKAEQAFHADLRLNHEAGVEVFPSFLVEADGEGEPVLLRGFITYEEFKDVIRSLTQGTLLPTAASPSMEAIHALLAKHQKLAFEEVYKAFDFASREQAHHFLEDLIGKQILIKEEVGPSYFVRMGL